A region of Periplaneta americana isolate PAMFEO1 chromosome 16, P.americana_PAMFEO1_priV1, whole genome shotgun sequence DNA encodes the following proteins:
- the LOC138690928 gene encoding KICSTOR subunit 2-like, which translates to MLRDSESSRSCAGNQYKMTDHEESFLKDFFTHVANLGFDKAKELVERERESRTGQSGPWGMLVTHLPQIAMAERSYGELGFLVTKNKGFLRKDNSLKSIYDSARSDFRRVEELTRISNSDRLPLAFSNELRTITSVANELCLFLSARIELIDLYEKMHIMGTGKQMKYEELLAQVEDIMERNAPSVPQMCVTPIGNMLSLECEILIHLLRSQLEMQMWRFLPSLMLLNLAHTRLQAWESKLQNRESWKLGFGATFLKTSQLPALLQWLLKLKTAFLAKFSLYFYTTLAQQTSPQEMKALCSKLQANDYFHKIQNFQRRYDATAVMIVFDAHGLEDYKGPGYHHPNRPAETSRDLECYPIIVSYPVKPLNHMPNVVKIITERGSELAAMDRVVYHFSPREQSTYVMASTDPRMTLVVIFDTRKAEKETHITNFVFELALQLRCNKVFANLKPNTK; encoded by the exons GAACGTGAACGTGAGTCACGGACAGGACAGTCTGGACCATGGGGGATGTTAGTGACTCATCTTCCTCAAATAGCAATGGCTGAGCGTTCTTATGGAGAACTTGGATTCCTAGTAACAAAAAACAAAGGATTTCTCAGAAAAGAT AATTCACTGAAATCTATATATGATTCTGCCCGATCAGATTTTAGAAGAGTGGAAGAACTGACAAGAATAAGTAATTCAGATCGGTTGCCGTTGGCATTTTCAAATGAATTACGAACAATCACCTCAGTGGCTAACGAATTGTGCTTGTTCCTCTCAGCACGCATCGAATTAATAGATCT cTATGAAAAGATGCACATCATGGGCACAGGAAAGCAGATGAAATATGAAGAGTTACTTGCACAAGTTGAAGACATAATGGAGAGAAATGCACCTTCTGTTCCACAAATGTGTGTCACTCCTATTGGAAACATGCTCAG CCTAGAATGTGAAATCCTGATTCATTTGTTGCGATCGCAACTTGAGATGCAGATGTGGAGGTTCCTTCCCTCTCTTATGCTGCTTAATCTGGCTCACACCAGGCTTCAGGCATGGGAGTCAAAGCTTCAAAATAGAGAG TCTTGGAAATTGGGTTTTGGTGCAACTTTCTTGAAAACTAGTCAATTACCAGCTCTTTTGCAGTGGCTTTTGAAGCTGAAGACAGCTTTTCTGGCAAAGTTCTCGCTATATTTCTACACAACACTGGCACAGCAAACTTCCCCTCAAGAAATGAAGGCCCTCTGTAGTAAACTACAAGCCAATGATTATTTTCACAA GATTCAGAATTTTCAGCGAAGATATGATGCAACAGCTGTAATGATAGTATTTGATGCTCATGGTTTGGAAGACTATAAAGGGCCAGGTTACCATCATCCCAACAGACCTGCAGAAACTTCACGAGATCTGGAGTGCTACCCAATCATAGTCAGCTACCCTGTT AAACCTCTAAATCATATGCCAAATGTTGTCAAGATTATCACAGAACGAGGAAGTGAATTGGCAGCTATGGACAGAGTTGTATACCACTTCAGTCCTCGA GAGCAGAGTACTTACGTCATGGCAAGCACTGACCCACGTATGACTCTGGTGGTAATCTTCGATACCAGAAAAGCAGAGAAAGAAACTCACATCACGAATTTTGTTTTTGAGCTCGCTCTTCAGTTGCGATGCAATAAAGTGTTCGCAAATCTTAAGCCTAATaccaagtaa